From Streptomyces griseorubiginosus, one genomic window encodes:
- a CDS encoding chaplin: protein MIAVAAASGAMAVTMPAHAGGAADGAAAGSPGLLSGNAVQLPVHVPVNVCGNTVDVVGLLNPAVGNSCGNEDTGGAAAGGRVAGGGARAEGDTTDSPGLLSGNGVRLPAHLPVNVSGNSVNVVGIGNTSVGNESVNGAGDHPEAPAPAGPAPHTPAKHHPGPRPAPHVPSDTGPALAHTGADQILPAALGSAALVLAGAAVYRRSRPRVTH, encoded by the coding sequence GTGATCGCCGTCGCCGCCGCGTCCGGGGCGATGGCCGTGACGATGCCGGCCCATGCCGGCGGCGCGGCGGACGGAGCCGCGGCGGGCTCGCCGGGGCTGCTCTCCGGCAACGCGGTGCAGCTCCCGGTGCACGTCCCGGTGAACGTGTGCGGGAACACCGTCGACGTGGTGGGGCTCCTCAACCCCGCCGTGGGCAACAGCTGCGGCAACGAGGACACCGGCGGGGCCGCGGCCGGTGGTCGCGTGGCGGGCGGCGGGGCGCGGGCCGAGGGTGACACCACGGACTCACCGGGCCTGCTGTCCGGCAACGGGGTACGGCTCCCGGCCCACCTCCCGGTCAACGTGAGCGGGAACTCCGTGAACGTGGTGGGCATCGGCAACACGTCGGTCGGCAACGAGTCCGTGAATGGTGCCGGCGACCACCCCGAGGCCCCGGCGCCCGCGGGACCCGCACCGCACACCCCGGCGAAGCACCACCCCGGCCCGCGCCCGGCACCCCACGTCCCCTCGGACACCGGGCCCGCCCTCGCCCACACCGGCGCGGACCAGATCCTGCCCGCCGCCCTGGGCAGCGCCGCGCTGGTGCTCGCCGGAGCCGCGGTCTACCGCCGGTCCCGCCCACGAGTCACCCACTGA
- a CDS encoding class I SAM-dependent methyltransferase, which produces MLTHNDDVDWDRWPVADYLAENYRDVHPSDAEVIAHHSAFYRRLPPGGVARSVEFGAGPNLYPLILASAASRQVDAVEAGAGNVAYLRRQIVCGPDASWLPFHALCRRLNPALPRTLAGSLAQVRVVHADVRDLEPGGYELASMHFVAEGATEDFAEFTEFCRAFVRCVVPGGLLVAAFMENMPTYRIGPTSTWPGCPVNPETVGEVFAPLTRRLTLTHVAPDPTLPDYGDSGMVLLTGVAGADGRG; this is translated from the coding sequence ATGCTGACGCACAACGACGACGTGGACTGGGACCGCTGGCCGGTCGCCGACTATCTCGCCGAGAACTACCGGGACGTGCATCCCTCCGACGCGGAGGTCATCGCCCACCACTCGGCGTTCTACCGGCGCCTTCCGCCGGGCGGTGTGGCGCGCTCGGTGGAGTTCGGTGCCGGGCCGAACCTGTATCCGCTGATCCTCGCGTCGGCGGCGAGCCGCCAGGTGGACGCGGTCGAGGCGGGCGCGGGCAACGTGGCGTATCTGCGCCGGCAGATCGTCTGCGGGCCCGACGCGAGCTGGCTGCCCTTCCACGCGCTGTGCCGGCGGCTCAATCCCGCGCTGCCGAGGACCCTCGCGGGGTCGCTGGCGCAGGTGCGGGTGGTCCACGCGGACGTCCGCGATCTGGAGCCCGGCGGGTACGAGCTGGCGTCGATGCACTTCGTCGCCGAGGGCGCCACGGAGGACTTCGCCGAGTTCACGGAGTTCTGCCGGGCCTTCGTGCGCTGTGTGGTCCCGGGCGGGCTCCTGGTCGCCGCGTTCATGGAGAACATGCCGACCTACCGCATCGGCCCGACCTCGACCTGGCCGGGCTGCCCGGTGAACCCGGAGACGGTCGGGGAGGTCTTCGCCCCCCTCACCCGCCGGCTCACCCTCACCCACGTCGCCCCCGACCCGACCCTCCCGGACTACGGGGACTCCGGGATGGTGCTGCTGACGGGGGTGGCGGGGGCTGACGGGCGGGGTTGA
- a CDS encoding aminotransferase class I/II-fold pyridoxal phosphate-dependent enzyme, whose translation MVIHVGLVAVATLVYMTVPAALSPVWAVIGLAGVGAVLAGIRLNRPAHRWPWWTLAAGLLTFIAGDTYYNVMEEYFHASNPFPSPSDALYLTTYPLFAIGLSGLIRYRWAGHDLPSLLDALIVTAGLALPVWVYLVQPLAEVDGLTWEQRAISIAYPLGDVLVLALLARLLTPSSVEGPNRSVQLLVVGTVTLLGFDIAYGILQLNAIWQAGTALDAGWIVFYTAWGLAALHSSMTALTAALPQKPSPLPPPHRLVMLAGVTLIAPGILLYEAASHNPHHTAVIAAFSALLFLLVILRLAGMVVAHRGAVARELALRRAAESLVSAIRQQEVVRSCEEAVGMLLGPAVPHRTLVLSAEEAAPLRPREARRVAPAALGPGISSRLDGLPAVQVCPMTSPDRPATQDPGVLLVAGPPQALTETHGSLEILASHAGLAMERVLLRQEVIRRESEAYFRTLVRNTSDVILILEDDDTIRYASPSAAAVFGTADLVGACLPDLVDPRDRARAVRELTAVRDNGPQGSHDHWWVRHRAGRVEVEVRCSDFRDERTVAGLVVTLRDVTEQRRLEHELTQRAFHDSLTGLPNRTLLLERIERALLRGRRESSLTCLLFIDLDDFKQVNDTMGHSAGDHLLVDVGNRLTRTLRRTDTAARLGGDEFAVLMEDAREPLDAELLAAQVVQALTRPFVLGDESVSLSASVGVATARDSTDAEELLGHADLALYAAKAAGKRQWRRFLPMLRARMVERHDLQSRLARAVAAQEFALRYQPVVDIDAGEVVGFEALVRWPRAPHRPVSPEQFITLAEETGHIAPLGSWVLENAVGDVAGLQQLPGPAKAPYVSVNVSARQFRDAGFLDQVGRALRTPGLAPGSLQLELTETLLLRRDAQIQSVLESLKDLGVHIAVDDFGTGFSSLRYLRDFPIDVLKIDKTFIDGITHDAQQVALVEGIVRIADTLGLQVIAEGIEEPAQRDMLAGMGCRFGQGFLFARPMTVEQSERALRQGGGRFAPGFTTTSGRSVRRSPPSAAAEKRTAGLEHLRRTSPMSDAVIDEVRGRRIRSGGQWLTDFASCNYLGFDWDPEIAARIHPEIRRWGTHPSWSRLLGSPRLYPVLEERLAALLGAPDTLLLPTLTLIHASVIPVLADGGHVFVEASAHRTVYDGCVVARGQGATLHRFHAERPEELDALLSSVPARTTRLVCLDGVNSMTGNLPDLPVLAALCRDRGATLYVDDAHGFGVIGERTPDEPCPYGRRGNGVVRHTGESYDGIVMAGGFSKAYSSLLAFLAVPTDLKNRLKTSAAPYLYSGPSPTASLATALAGLDVNERRGDALRADMYRKTVRVLDHLADLDVHTFNTDRLPILEIPLGDPADLDAVGAFLWEEGIYVTLAAHPLVPRDRVGFRVQITALNSDDDIDRLNGTLTALSKRFRLRPRQ comes from the coding sequence ATGGTCATCCATGTCGGGCTGGTCGCCGTCGCCACTCTCGTCTACATGACGGTGCCCGCCGCCCTCAGCCCCGTGTGGGCCGTGATCGGACTCGCCGGAGTGGGCGCCGTGCTCGCGGGCATCCGGCTCAACCGGCCCGCGCACCGCTGGCCCTGGTGGACGCTGGCGGCGGGCCTGCTCACCTTCATCGCCGGGGACACGTACTACAACGTCATGGAGGAGTACTTCCACGCCTCCAACCCCTTCCCCTCCCCCTCCGACGCCCTCTACCTCACCACCTATCCGCTCTTCGCCATAGGCCTGTCCGGCCTGATCCGCTACCGCTGGGCGGGCCACGACCTGCCCAGCCTCCTCGACGCGCTGATCGTGACGGCCGGTCTCGCGCTGCCCGTGTGGGTCTACCTGGTGCAGCCGCTCGCCGAGGTCGACGGCCTGACCTGGGAGCAGCGGGCCATCAGCATCGCCTACCCGCTCGGTGACGTGCTGGTCCTGGCCCTGCTGGCCCGGCTGCTCACCCCCAGCTCGGTCGAGGGGCCCAACCGGTCGGTCCAGCTGCTGGTGGTCGGCACGGTCACCCTGCTCGGCTTCGACATCGCCTACGGCATCCTCCAGCTCAACGCGATCTGGCAGGCGGGTACCGCGCTGGACGCCGGGTGGATCGTCTTCTACACGGCGTGGGGCCTGGCCGCGCTGCACTCCTCGATGACCGCGCTCACCGCCGCCCTGCCGCAGAAGCCGTCCCCGCTTCCGCCGCCGCACCGGCTCGTGATGCTGGCCGGGGTCACGCTCATCGCGCCGGGGATCCTCCTGTACGAGGCGGCCTCCCACAACCCCCACCACACGGCGGTGATCGCCGCCTTCTCCGCCCTGCTGTTCCTGCTCGTCATCCTGCGGCTGGCGGGCATGGTCGTGGCGCACCGGGGTGCGGTAGCCCGCGAGCTGGCCCTGCGCCGGGCGGCCGAGTCCCTGGTGTCTGCGATACGGCAGCAGGAGGTCGTGCGGTCCTGCGAGGAGGCCGTCGGCATGCTCCTGGGCCCAGCCGTCCCGCACCGGACCCTGGTGCTCTCCGCCGAGGAGGCGGCGCCGCTGCGCCCCCGGGAGGCCCGCCGGGTGGCCCCCGCCGCACTCGGGCCCGGAATCTCCTCCCGGCTGGACGGACTGCCGGCCGTCCAGGTGTGCCCCATGACCTCGCCCGACCGCCCGGCCACCCAGGACCCCGGCGTCCTGCTGGTCGCCGGTCCCCCGCAGGCGCTCACGGAGACGCACGGCTCCCTGGAGATCCTCGCCTCCCACGCCGGGCTCGCCATGGAACGGGTCCTGCTGCGCCAGGAGGTGATCCGTCGGGAGAGCGAGGCCTATTTCCGCACCCTGGTCCGCAACACCTCCGACGTCATCCTGATCCTGGAGGACGACGACACCATCCGGTACGCCAGCCCCTCCGCCGCCGCCGTCTTCGGCACCGCGGACCTCGTCGGCGCCTGTCTGCCGGACCTGGTGGATCCCCGGGACCGGGCCCGGGCGGTCCGCGAGCTGACCGCCGTACGCGACAACGGGCCGCAGGGCTCCCACGACCACTGGTGGGTCCGGCACCGGGCCGGCCGGGTGGAGGTGGAGGTGCGGTGCAGCGACTTCCGGGACGAGCGGACCGTGGCGGGGCTCGTGGTCACCCTGCGCGATGTGACCGAGCAGCGCAGGCTGGAGCACGAGCTGACCCAGCGGGCCTTCCACGACTCGCTCACCGGCCTGCCCAACCGGACGCTGCTTCTGGAGCGGATCGAGCGTGCGCTGCTGCGCGGTCGCCGCGAGTCGTCCCTGACCTGTCTGCTCTTCATCGACCTCGACGACTTCAAACAGGTCAACGACACGATGGGGCACTCGGCCGGCGACCATCTGCTCGTCGACGTGGGCAACCGGCTGACCCGGACCCTCAGGCGCACCGACACGGCGGCCCGGCTCGGCGGCGACGAGTTCGCCGTACTGATGGAGGACGCGCGGGAGCCGCTCGACGCCGAACTCCTCGCGGCGCAGGTGGTGCAGGCACTGACCAGGCCGTTCGTGCTCGGTGACGAGTCGGTGAGCCTGTCGGCCAGCGTGGGGGTGGCCACGGCCCGCGACAGCACCGACGCGGAGGAACTGCTCGGCCACGCCGACCTCGCGCTGTACGCGGCCAAGGCGGCCGGGAAACGGCAGTGGCGGCGCTTCCTCCCGATGCTGCGCGCCCGCATGGTCGAGCGGCACGATCTGCAGAGCCGGCTCGCCCGGGCGGTCGCCGCGCAGGAGTTCGCGCTGCGCTACCAGCCGGTCGTGGACATCGACGCGGGCGAGGTGGTCGGGTTCGAGGCGCTGGTGCGCTGGCCGCGGGCCCCGCACCGGCCCGTCTCGCCGGAGCAGTTCATCACGCTCGCCGAGGAGACCGGGCACATCGCGCCGCTGGGCTCGTGGGTGCTGGAGAACGCCGTCGGTGACGTCGCCGGCCTGCAGCAGCTGCCGGGGCCGGCGAAGGCGCCGTACGTGAGCGTGAACGTGTCGGCCCGCCAGTTCCGCGACGCCGGGTTCCTCGACCAGGTCGGACGGGCCCTGCGGACACCGGGGCTCGCCCCGGGCTCCCTTCAGCTGGAACTCACCGAGACGCTGCTGCTGCGCCGGGACGCGCAGATCCAGTCGGTGCTCGAGTCCCTGAAGGACCTGGGGGTGCACATCGCGGTCGACGACTTCGGTACCGGGTTCTCCTCGCTGCGCTATCTGCGGGACTTCCCCATCGACGTACTGAAGATCGACAAGACGTTCATCGACGGCATCACGCACGACGCCCAGCAGGTCGCCCTCGTCGAGGGCATCGTCCGCATCGCCGACACCCTGGGCCTCCAGGTGATCGCGGAGGGCATCGAGGAGCCGGCCCAGCGGGACATGCTGGCCGGCATGGGCTGCCGGTTCGGGCAGGGCTTCCTGTTCGCCCGGCCGATGACGGTGGAACAGAGCGAGCGGGCGCTGCGGCAGGGCGGCGGGCGCTTCGCGCCGGGTTTCACCACCACGAGCGGGCGTTCGGTCCGCCGTTCCCCGCCGTCGGCCGCCGCCGAGAAGCGCACGGCGGGCCTCGAGCACCTGCGGCGCACCAGTCCGATGAGCGACGCGGTGATCGACGAGGTGCGCGGGCGCCGGATCCGCAGCGGCGGCCAGTGGCTGACCGACTTCGCGTCCTGCAACTACCTCGGCTTCGACTGGGACCCGGAGATCGCGGCCCGTATCCACCCCGAGATACGCCGGTGGGGCACCCACCCCAGCTGGTCGCGGCTGCTGGGCAGTCCGCGGCTGTACCCGGTGCTGGAGGAGCGGCTCGCCGCACTGCTGGGCGCCCCGGACACCCTGCTGCTGCCGACCCTGACCCTCATCCACGCCTCGGTGATCCCGGTCCTGGCCGACGGCGGACATGTCTTCGTCGAGGCGAGCGCGCACCGGACGGTGTACGACGGCTGCGTGGTCGCCCGTGGCCAGGGCGCCACCCTGCACCGCTTCCACGCCGAGCGCCCCGAGGAACTGGACGCGCTGCTCTCCTCGGTGCCGGCACGCACCACCCGCCTGGTCTGCCTGGACGGCGTCAACAGCATGACCGGCAACCTTCCCGACCTGCCGGTGCTGGCCGCGCTGTGCCGGGACCGGGGCGCCACGCTGTACGTCGACGACGCGCACGGCTTCGGTGTGATCGGGGAGCGCACGCCGGACGAGCCGTGTCCGTACGGCCGGCGCGGCAACGGCGTGGTGCGGCACACCGGGGAGTCGTACGACGGGATCGTGATGGCCGGCGGTTTCTCCAAGGCGTACTCGTCCCTGCTGGCCTTCCTCGCGGTGCCCACCGATCTGAAGAACCGCCTCAAGACGAGCGCGGCCCCCTACCTGTACTCGGGCCCCTCCCCCACCGCGTCGCTGGCCACCGCGCTGGCCGGGCTCGACGTCAACGAGCGCCGGGGGGACGCGCTGCGGGCCGACATGTACCGCAAGACCGTGCGGGTGCTCGACCATCTCGCCGACCTCGACGTGCACACCTTCAACACCGACCGGCTGCCCATCCTGGAGATCCCGCTGGGGGATCCGGCCGACCTCGACGCGGTCGGCGCGTTCCTGTGGGAGGAGGGCATCTACGTGACGCTCGCCGCCCATCCGCTCGTGCCGCGCGACCGGGTCGGCTTCCGGGTGCAGATCACGGCCCTCAACTCCGACGACGACATCGACCGGCTGAACGGCACGCTGACCGCGCTGTCGAAGCGGTTCCGGCTGCGGCCGAGGCAATGA
- a CDS encoding nucleoside deaminase, with product MVVKTTELPYIRRCVELAEEALEAGDEPFGSVLVGADGGILAEDHNRVASGDRTRHPEFELARWSAAHLTPEERAAATVYTSGEHCPMCAAAHAWVGLGRIVYVASSQQLAAWLGELGVPAPPVRTLSVEEIAPGVVVDGPVPEFTERVRKLHHRFHRR from the coding sequence ATGGTCGTGAAGACAACCGAACTGCCGTATATCCGCCGCTGCGTCGAGCTGGCCGAGGAGGCGCTGGAGGCCGGGGACGAGCCGTTCGGCTCGGTCCTGGTGGGCGCCGACGGCGGGATCCTCGCCGAGGACCACAACCGCGTGGCCTCCGGCGACCGCACCCGGCACCCGGAGTTCGAGCTGGCCCGATGGTCGGCCGCCCACCTGACGCCCGAGGAGCGCGCGGCGGCGACCGTGTACACCTCCGGCGAGCACTGCCCGATGTGCGCGGCCGCGCACGCCTGGGTGGGCCTCGGCCGCATCGTGTACGTCGCCTCCTCCCAGCAACTCGCCGCTTGGCTGGGCGAGTTGGGTGTCCCGGCGCCACCGGTGCGGACCCTGTCGGTCGAAGAGATCGCCCCCGGGGTGGTCGTGGACGGCCCGGTGCCCGAGTTCACCGAGCGTGTACGGAAGTTGCACCACCGGTTCCACCGGCGCTGA
- a CDS encoding MFS transporter codes for MSTTSPAKGTALSASAPLPWSGLLALSTAAFTAVLTELLPAGLLPRMAPALGVSEARVGFLVTGYAVASFAAAIPLTALLRGLPRRPVLVGTLIGFAVSNAVVALSSSYALTFGARLVAGCMGGTLWAMLAGCAARMVPPERRGRAIAVVLAGITLALSLGVPAGTALAEAVGWRPAFGALSAVAVLLAGWTHARVPGFPGEAAHARVPLARVAVLPGVPAVLSVTLFLLVGHQVMYTYVAPFAAYAGFGRTGLVLLLFGVATVPGIWITGVLVDRFPRTALLGALGLCAAVLLTLGLAAGVPGVLPVAVVLWGLAFGGAPTLIQTALVDASGPERADVATSLQTTVYNAGIAAGSLTGGVVLAGPGAAALPWTALPLVAVALGVVALGRRNAFPSRRRGS; via the coding sequence ATGTCCACGACCTCCCCGGCCAAGGGCACAGCCCTGTCCGCGTCCGCGCCCCTGCCGTGGTCCGGGCTGCTCGCCCTGTCGACGGCCGCCTTCACCGCCGTACTGACCGAACTGCTGCCCGCGGGCCTGCTGCCGCGCATGGCCCCGGCGCTGGGCGTCTCCGAGGCCCGGGTCGGCTTCCTGGTCACCGGGTACGCGGTGGCGTCCTTCGCCGCCGCGATCCCGCTCACGGCGCTGCTGCGCGGGCTGCCGCGCCGGCCGGTGCTCGTGGGCACGCTGATCGGGTTCGCGGTGAGCAACGCGGTGGTCGCGCTGTCGTCGTCGTACGCGCTCACCTTCGGGGCGCGCCTCGTGGCCGGGTGCATGGGCGGGACGCTCTGGGCGATGCTCGCCGGCTGTGCGGCTCGGATGGTGCCGCCCGAGCGGCGCGGCCGGGCGATCGCGGTCGTCCTCGCCGGGATCACCCTCGCGCTGTCCCTGGGCGTTCCGGCCGGGACGGCGCTGGCCGAGGCGGTGGGCTGGCGTCCGGCCTTCGGGGCGCTGTCCGCGGTCGCGGTGCTGCTGGCCGGGTGGACCCACGCGCGCGTGCCCGGGTTTCCGGGTGAGGCGGCGCACGCGCGCGTGCCGCTCGCCCGGGTGGCCGTGCTGCCGGGCGTCCCCGCCGTGCTGTCCGTGACGCTGTTCCTCCTGGTGGGGCACCAGGTGATGTACACGTACGTCGCTCCGTTCGCGGCGTATGCCGGGTTCGGCCGTACGGGGCTGGTGCTGCTGCTGTTCGGGGTGGCCACGGTGCCGGGGATCTGGATCACCGGGGTGCTGGTGGACCGGTTTCCGCGGACGGCGCTGCTCGGCGCGCTGGGGCTGTGCGCGGCCGTGCTGCTGACGCTGGGCCTGGCCGCCGGGGTGCCCGGTGTGCTGCCGGTCGCGGTCGTCCTGTGGGGTCTCGCCTTCGGGGGTGCGCCGACGCTGATCCAGACGGCGCTGGTCGACGCCTCGGGGCCGGAGCGGGCGGACGTGGCCACCTCGTTGCAGACCACGGTGTACAACGCGGGGATCGCTGCGGGTTCGCTGACCGGGGGTGTGGTGCTGGCGGGCCCGGGAGCGGCGGCGCTGCCGTGGACCGCGCTGCCCTTGGTCGCGGTGGCCCTCGGGGTCGTGGCCTTGGGCAGGCGAAACGCGTTTCCGTCCAGGCGGCGGGGCTCCTAG
- a CDS encoding MerR family transcriptional regulator, whose product MRIGELSRRTGVPTRLLRYYEEQDLLAPERAGNGYRDYGEAAVRDVQQIRGLLDSGLTTEMIRAILPYLSGPEEILLPPEHLTPETAALLEAHVDRIQARIDCLARNRDRLSAYLTAVRTAAERP is encoded by the coding sequence ATGAGGATCGGTGAACTGTCCCGCCGTACCGGCGTCCCGACCAGGCTGCTGCGCTACTACGAGGAGCAGGACCTGCTCGCCCCCGAGCGCGCCGGCAACGGCTACCGCGACTACGGCGAGGCGGCGGTCCGGGACGTGCAGCAGATCCGCGGACTGCTGGACTCGGGCCTGACCACGGAGATGATCCGCGCGATCCTGCCGTACCTGTCGGGGCCCGAGGAGATCCTGCTGCCGCCCGAGCACCTCACCCCGGAGACGGCCGCCCTGCTGGAGGCCCACGTCGACCGCATCCAGGCCCGGATCGACTGCCTGGCCCGCAACCGCGACCGGCTCAGCGCCTACCTGACGGCGGTGCGAACGGCGGCCGAGCGGCCGTAA
- a CDS encoding GNAT family N-acetyltransferase: protein MDHVAVLALFDRDMREGAQPDGPGARVERDGRVVRQVAADQGWNGVVWSDLDETNADRAIADQVAYYTGLGREFEWKLYGHDLPVDLEQRLRSAGFTPEPEETLMIAEVADLSLDVDPPEGVRFLPVTDQAGVDLVADVHEKAFGTDSSRLRHQLLARLRDDPETVVAVVALAGDEPVSAARMELVPGTRFAGLWGGGTVEGWRGRGIYRALVAHRARAAVARGYRYLQVDALPTSRPILERLGFEPLTTTQPHVYQPRP from the coding sequence ATGGATCATGTAGCGGTACTCGCGCTCTTCGACCGGGACATGCGCGAAGGCGCACAGCCGGACGGCCCCGGTGCCCGTGTGGAGCGGGACGGCCGGGTGGTCCGCCAGGTCGCCGCCGACCAGGGCTGGAACGGCGTCGTCTGGTCCGATCTGGACGAGACCAACGCCGACAGGGCGATCGCCGACCAGGTCGCGTACTACACCGGACTCGGCCGCGAGTTCGAGTGGAAGCTGTACGGCCACGACCTGCCCGTGGACCTCGAACAGCGACTCAGATCGGCCGGATTCACGCCCGAGCCCGAGGAGACGCTGATGATCGCCGAGGTCGCCGACCTCTCCCTGGACGTCGATCCGCCCGAGGGCGTCCGGTTCCTCCCGGTCACCGACCAGGCGGGCGTCGACCTCGTGGCGGACGTCCACGAGAAGGCGTTCGGCACCGACAGCTCCCGGCTGCGGCACCAGCTGCTCGCCCGGCTCCGCGACGACCCCGAGACGGTGGTCGCGGTCGTCGCGCTCGCCGGTGACGAGCCGGTCAGCGCGGCCCGGATGGAGCTGGTGCCCGGCACCCGGTTCGCCGGCCTGTGGGGCGGCGGCACCGTCGAGGGCTGGCGCGGCCGCGGCATCTACCGGGCCCTGGTCGCCCACCGCGCCCGCGCCGCCGTGGCCCGCGGCTACCGCTACCTCCAGGTCGACGCGCTGCCCACCAGCCGCCCCATCCTGGAACGCCTCGGCTTCGAACCGCTGACGACGACGCAGCCGCACGTGTACCAGCCCCGGCCCTGA
- a CDS encoding NAD(P)-dependent oxidoreductase translates to MTTNQNQQRGESREQAESREQAESREQGGSPERGQSQSILLAGASGVLGRHIARALTDAGHKVTGLGRSVGNGVRADLMDRDALLRAVDGQHFDTVVHAATALRKPPMRHRDMHATDALRTEGTAHLIEAARLTGARRFIAESMVFGYGYGDFGDQVITEEDEYGPRGTTPELERHLAGMRTKEQLTFGTPGLEGIALRFGAFYGPGGTETILELLRKRQLPTPADRGRVLPWVELSDAGRAVAAAVVHGRPGQAYNVMDRTPIGFRGHLLCVAEEFGLPKPMAVPLWATRPLSYAHTMFSSSMRVSAAKAERELGWTPAYPAGRDGLAALRAATAG, encoded by the coding sequence ATGACGACGAACCAGAACCAGCAGCGGGGCGAGAGCCGGGAGCAGGCCGAGAGCCGGGAGCAGGCCGAGAGCCGGGAGCAGGGCGGGAGCCCGGAGCGGGGCCAGAGCCAGAGCATCCTCCTCGCCGGCGCCAGTGGCGTCCTCGGGCGGCACATCGCCCGGGCCCTCACCGACGCGGGCCACAAGGTCACCGGTCTCGGACGGAGCGTCGGCAACGGCGTCCGGGCCGACCTCATGGACCGTGACGCCCTGCTGCGCGCGGTGGACGGACAGCACTTCGACACGGTCGTCCACGCGGCGACCGCCCTGCGCAAGCCGCCGATGCGCCACCGCGACATGCACGCCACCGACGCCCTGCGCACCGAGGGCACCGCGCACCTGATCGAGGCCGCCCGGCTGACCGGGGCCCGCCGTTTCATCGCCGAGTCGATGGTCTTCGGATACGGCTACGGCGACTTCGGCGACCAGGTGATCACCGAGGAGGACGAGTACGGCCCCCGTGGCACCACCCCGGAGCTGGAACGGCACCTCGCGGGGATGCGGACAAAAGAGCAACTCACCTTCGGCACGCCCGGGTTGGAGGGCATCGCGCTGCGCTTCGGCGCCTTCTACGGCCCCGGCGGCACCGAGACCATCCTGGAACTCCTGCGCAAGCGGCAGCTGCCCACCCCCGCGGACCGCGGCCGGGTCCTGCCGTGGGTCGAACTGAGCGACGCGGGCCGCGCGGTGGCCGCCGCCGTCGTACACGGTCGGCCGGGGCAGGCGTACAACGTCATGGACCGCACGCCGATCGGATTCCGGGGTCATCTGCTGTGCGTGGCAGAGGAGTTCGGGCTGCCGAAGCCGATGGCCGTACCGCTGTGGGCGACCAGGCCGCTGTCCTACGCGCACACGATGTTCTCGTCGAGCATGCGGGTGTCCGCCGCGAAGGCCGAGCGGGAGCTGGGCTGGACGCCCGCGTACCCCGCCGGCCGCGACGGCCTGGCCGCGCTCCGGGCCGCGACCGCCGGGTGA
- a CDS encoding GNAT family N-acetyltransferase, with amino-acid sequence MSFHLTPLADPEPGAAGRRLAWLASDEDGVPLGSAFLRLFMKEGQEHLAELNLAVHGAERRRGIGTRLLEAAVDAARAERRRSVIAQAVQGSPADLFLAARGFRQVLALTYARLALADLDHAALDALVELPHPGYRLTAWEGTVPEKLARSFADSRRAMDDMPMEGTDFGTVVWDVERVVAAAQAVARRGELLHTVAAVHEADGSVVGFSELVVGGDGLGDGQHYGTAVLPEHRGRGLARWMKAASIRHARERHPRLAGLCTDTADSNAPMLAVNAALGYVPTHKALEYQLDL; translated from the coding sequence TTGTCCTTCCACCTCACCCCGCTCGCCGATCCCGAACCCGGTGCCGCCGGCCGCCGGCTGGCCTGGCTGGCCTCGGACGAGGACGGGGTTCCCCTCGGGTCCGCCTTCCTGCGGCTGTTCATGAAGGAGGGGCAGGAGCACCTGGCCGAGCTGAACCTCGCGGTGCACGGGGCCGAGCGGCGGCGGGGCATCGGCACCCGGCTCCTGGAGGCCGCCGTGGACGCGGCGAGGGCGGAGCGGCGGCGGTCGGTGATCGCCCAGGCGGTGCAGGGCTCCCCCGCCGACCTGTTCCTGGCCGCGCGCGGCTTCCGGCAGGTCCTGGCGCTCACCTACGCGCGGCTCGCACTGGCCGACCTGGACCACGCGGCTCTCGACGCTCTCGTCGAACTGCCGCACCCCGGTTACCGGTTGACCGCGTGGGAGGGCACTGTGCCCGAGAAGCTGGCGCGGTCGTTCGCCGACTCACGGCGCGCGATGGACGACATGCCGATGGAGGGCACGGACTTCGGGACGGTCGTGTGGGACGTGGAGCGGGTCGTCGCGGCGGCACAGGCCGTCGCGCGGCGCGGAGAGCTGCTGCACACCGTGGCCGCGGTGCACGAGGCCGACGGCAGTGTGGTCGGTTTCTCCGAACTGGTCGTCGGCGGCGACGGGTTGGGCGACGGACAGCACTACGGCACCGCCGTGCTGCCCGAGCACCGTGGCCGCGGGCTCGCCCGCTGGATGAAGGCCGCGTCCATCCGTCACGCCCGTGAACGGCACCCGCGACTCGCGGGGTTGTGCACCGACACCGCGGACAGCAACGCGCCGATGCTCGCCGTCAACGCCGCCCTCGGGTACGTCCCGACGCACAAGGCCCTGGAGTACCAGCTCGACCTGTGA
- a CDS encoding GlsB/YeaQ/YmgE family stress response membrane protein, whose amino-acid sequence MEVDGIISAIVIGIVIGVLGRLVVPGRQRIGILWTILVGIVAALIGSAIAGAFDVADTDGVDWVEWLIQIGLAAVGVAALDRSKARR is encoded by the coding sequence ATGGAAGTCGACGGCATCATCAGTGCCATCGTGATCGGCATCGTGATCGGTGTGCTGGGCCGGCTCGTGGTTCCGGGCCGTCAGCGCATCGGGATCCTGTGGACCATCCTGGTCGGCATCGTGGCCGCGCTCATCGGCTCGGCGATCGCCGGGGCCTTCGACGTGGCCGACACCGACGGCGTCGACTGGGTCGAGTGGCTCATCCAGATCGGTCTCGCCGCGGTCGGCGTGGCGGCGCTGGACCGCTCGAAGGCGCGCCGCTGA